In Xenorhabdus griffiniae, the genomic window GTAAACCCACCCATTAACAAATTTCTCATCAACACTGAACTGGCTTTTTCTGGTTTTTCAGAAGCACCAATAACGGCGATAGATTTAGGGCGTAATAATGCTTCAAGTCCGCGCTGGCTCATTTCTGGGGTTCCTTATCAGCTATCACATCAATAAACAATAACAATTACCATGAATAACTTTAGCCACCATCAGTGACTTTAGCGCGGATTGTCAAGCATTACTGTGAGTTATCCCTACAGATGATTGGATTTTCCGGCCAGATATTGTTCACGAAAGTGATTGAAATGATTCAATAATGATTGTGACGCTTTAATATCCCCGGCTAATTCTAATGCCGCAGCTGCAACTTCGGCGGTACAATGTTGTTCTGTTCTGGAGGGCACCCGAAGTAAATAGTCCATTTTGGCAATATTATTAATAGACAATAGGGGAATATCATCTAAATATGGGCTTTTGCGAAACATTTTTCTTGCTTCAGGCCAAGTACCATCCAATATAATGAACAGCGGTGGTTTTTGGTTGGCGGGGAGCTGCTGATACACCGTACGAGTAGGCGTAGCATAACTGTCTGGAAAGATCAGATAAGGTTGTCGGGTTGGATCACGCACGATTTCGAGCAGTTGTTGATCAGGCTCGGTTCTAGACCAGAGAAAAGCGCATGTATCAGGCAGAATATCTGCAATCAACTTTCCCGTATTACTGGGTTTCATCGGCTCCGTATCGAACATGATGAGACAGAAGCGGCTTTCCGCATTTACAGGTGAAATCATTTCACATAGACATTTATTTTGGGGTAATAAACAATGCAGGCAACGCTGCACTCGGCACCCCCTTGCCAGAAAAGGGCGGGTAGAGCGGGCAAGGCGGTGTTGGCGAAGCTGATAAACGGCGTTGTTATTTCTCATTTAAGAACTCAAACATGTTCGTGGATAGAACCAGTAAAAAATTAGCGGATATTTTAATGGATTGTCGTTACCGGAGGTAGCTTCGGACGCGTACATCGGGTAATCTTCGCGCCATAACGCAGTTGGAGAAATAAATGAACGATTCCTATAGTGGTAAGAACGGCAAAGTCAAAGTAATGTATGTCCGTAATAATGAGGACAATAACGATAACCGTAAAGGCGGCGATCGTCGTAAAAACAGTGACAGCCGTAAGAGTGATAACCGGCCGTTTGGTAAAGGGCGCGATCAGGGTGACCGCCGTCGTGGCAATGAACGCCCAGTGCGCTCAGGCGATCGTTCTCCGTGGAGAACAATCTCCCGTCCAGAGGATGAATCTCTTAATCCAGAGCACCAGGGCATTAGCGGCAAAAGCAACATTGATCCTGAACAGCTTCGTCGTCAGCGTTTGGAAGAAACTCGCATCTATGGGGAAAATGCTTGCCAGGCAATGTTCCAGCACCGTCCTGATGCGATTGTTCGGGCCTGGTTTGTTCAATCGGTCACGCCGCGTTTTCGCGATGCCTTGAAATGGATGGCGGCAAATCGCAAAGCTTACCATGTCGTTGACGACGAAGAGCTATCCAAGGCATCAGGTACAGAGCACCACGGTGGTGTCTGTTTCCTGATTAAGAAACGTAATGGTTTGGATGTGGAAACCTATTTGCAGCAGGCGCCCGCAAAAGATTGTGTCTTGGCATTGGAAAATGTAGGTAATCCACATAATCTTGGCGCAATTATGCGTAGTTGTGCGCATTTTGGCGTACAGGGGGTCATTTTGCAGGATACAGCGCTGTTGGAATCAGGTGCCGCTGTTCGTACAGCAGAAGGCGGCGCTGAGCACATCAAAGGCATTGATGCGGATGGGTTCACGACTACGCTAAATCAATTCCGTAACCAAGGCTACACAATTGTGACGACATCAAGTCATAAAGGCAGCACAACACTGGCGCAAGCAACATTGCCAGAAAAAATGGTCTTGGTATTAGGGCAGGAAAGTGACGGACTAAGTGACAGCATTTGGGAAGATGGTGACATTCGTCTTTCTATTGGTGGAACGGGACGGGTAGAAAGTCTGAATGTTTCTGTTGCAACAGGTATTATGCTGGCGGAATGGTGGCGTCAGAATAAGGTTTAATCTATCTCTATCGCAAGTTACCATTTAGTCAAAGAATAGTGACTTGGAAATAGATAGTTTAAGTTTCATTGTTAATAAGGCCCTGTCTATTTAGTCAGGGCCTTATTTTATTTCCTGTAATTTATTAAGTTTATTTTTATTATTACACTGCAAAATCAAATAAAAACATTTGTTATTATTTTAAACGGAAGTATTGATTTAAATTTTTATTCTCTCTAAATTCGTTACTTTTCCATTATTGCTAATAACAATCATTTTCATTATCATTTGATAAAAAAGAAAAATCATATACGCATTAAACTTCAAGTTGCAATTTACAACACGATATGAAACCTGATTTCTCCCCCGTTTCGCGGGGATAAATCACACGCATCTTGAAGTTAGATTGATATATCCTTAATGAGCCAGAATAAATACCCCATTATTGGATAGTTATGTCCAGAGATTTCAGTGATATATCAAATTATCAACTAATGCTTATATATAGAAACAGGTGGAAACTATCAATCACAATATTTATATCAGATGGATATATTCTGCAAGTTTGAATTGTTTAAGTATGATGAAAGTGTGCCTGTCTGAATTGTCTGTAAGTGGATGAGCGTAAGAAGAATTTACATTTAGGGCTGATAATAGGTGTTAGGAGAATAGGGAATGACAAATAAAAGTAATCAAGGCTCCATTGAGTTGGCTTCTGAAATAACGATTGAAGATATCACTAACCTATTTGATGGGGCATTTAGCCATTTCAATTCATCAGTAAAGATCAATTCAGACAATGTGCCATCGGAAAGTATGGGGTTTTATCAATGGTCGAGTGATGAAAAATTGCCATTATTGATAAAAAGCTACCAGGATTCATATTATAGTGACAACGAATTAAAACCAAATCAGAAAGCGCTCTATTCTTTATGGACACAATGGTATTTTGGCTTAATTGTCCCACCAATGATGTTAATGTTATTAGAATATCCTCAGGCTGTTGATACGGATTATCATCTTTTTCAAATTGAATTTCATGAAACTGGCAGGCCAAATGTTGCTTATTATCAGCTAACATGGTTGGACGAATCAATATCGTTATTGGCGCGTTATCATTCTATGCTGGATCGGCATATTATACCGGTATGTGAAAAAATTGTATCCTATCGTGGAATAAATGGGCGCTTATTGTGGAATAACATTGGCTATGTTATGCATTGGTACTTAAATAATTTCAGGGAAAGAATGGAATCGGATCAGTATGATACATTAATACAAGATCTTTTCTTTACACAAACGTTGCCTGATGGCAGGGACAACCCACTTTATCGTACAGTGATTATGAAAAATAATGTAATACAACGCCGTTGTTGCTGCCAAAGAAATAAATTACCCGGAGTCGGGAATTGTCACGATTGTCCTCTTGAACCTACAGCGTAATCCTTTTAATCGTAAGTAATACTTTATGATGAGAGAATTGTGGCGAGTAGCCTTTTTTCACGGGAGCAAATACTCCCGTGAAAATCCGTATATTGAATGTAATAAGCTTAATGCGCTCCCCCGTGGTCTTTACCTCCGGCAGAGAAAGGTGGTTTTGCCAGCCAGATCAATAACGTCAAGACAAGAAATATGCCCGCTGAAAGCCAAAAGATCTCATTGGCAGAGATAATTAACCCTTGATGAGTGATCTGTTTTGCCAGATAAGCTGATATTTGTTCATCATTCATGCCCAATTGGGCTAATTGCTGATGTATTTGCTGATAATTCGGGTTATATGGGTTGATGTATTCCGTAAGGTTCGAGTGGTGTATAGATTCACGTTGTGTCCACATTGTGGTTGTGAGGGATGTCCCGATTGAACCCGACAATATACGGGTAAAGTTCGACAAGCTGGAGGCTGAGGCCATTCGTTCTGGTGCTAGCCCTGATAATGTAATGGTTGTCAACGGCATAAAGAAACATGCCATGGCAAGTCCTTGAACAAACTGAGGCCATGCAGTTGCAGCGAAATCCATGTCTGGTTCAAAGGTATATGCCCGCCAATAGAAGCAAATCGCATAAGTGATGAAACTAAATGTCACGATATAGCGCATGTCTATCTTATGGCCAAACTTGCCAATGACGGGTGACAATAACAGTGGCAGCAATCCTATCGGTGCGGCCGCAAAGCCAGCCCAGGTTGCGGTATAGCCATAAACTTCTTGTAATAGCTGCGGCAATAAAACAATTGAACCGAAGTACATCATAAAGCCGAGACTAACACTCAGTGTACCAATGGAAAAATTGCGTAGCTTAAACAGGGAAAGATCGATGATCGGATGATCATCAGTCAGTTCCCATATGATCAGAAAAATAAGTGAGATAACCGCGGTAGCAGTAAGGATAATAATCTCTGTAGAATTAAACCAATCAAGTTCCTTGCCTTGGTCAAGCATAATTTGCAGGCTGCCAATACCAATCACCAGCAAGAACAACCCAGTAACGTCAATGGGACGGATTTCTGTTTTCGTTTCTCGGCCACGCAATAGCTGCATAATAGTAAAAATAATTGCGATACCAAGGGGGATATTGATGTAAAAGATCCATCCCCAGTGGTAGTTATCACTGATATAACCGCCAAGGATAGGCCCGCAAATAGGAGCAACAACAATCATTATCGACCATAGTGCCAATGCCATATTTCGTTTTGCCAATGGATAGTTATTTAGCAATAAACTTTGGCAAAGGGGAAGTACGGGGCCGGCGGCCAATCCTTGCATCACACGGAAGAAAATTAACATACCGAGGCTATTGGAGAGGCCACATAACCAGGATGAAAGAGTAAAAATTGCGGTAGACCAGAGGAACAATTTCACCTCACCGAAACGCTTCGCTAACCAACCGGTAATAGGAATGGAAATTGCGTTTGCGACGCCGAAGGAGGTAATTACCCACGTTCCCTGTGAGCTTGACGCACCTAGATTACCCGCGATCGTCGGTATGGCGACATTGGCAATGGTAGAGTCGAGAATAAGCATGAAAGTCGCCATTGAAAGAGTAATGGTCAAAAGGGCGAGTTTCGTACCTGTAAGCGGTTCTCTTGTTACCATGGCTCCCCCTTAAATTTGGTTGCCTGAATTACTATTAATAATGTCAGTAACTATTTTGTTTGCAGGAGTCATATCTATCGTCAATGCCTTGGTTTGATAGGCCGGAAGGGGACGTTCAGTGGTTGCCAGTACAGTTCCATCAGTGTTCGTGGTGTTCACGGTGACTTTTGTTGATAACCCAATTCGCAAGGGATGTTGTTTTAATTGTTCAGGATCAAGTTCAATACGAACCGGTAAGCGTTGTACAACCTTAATCCAATTTCCACTGGCATTTTGCGCGGGCAACAGAGAAAAGGCGCTACCGGTTCCCATATCAATGCCTGCAACCTTGCCGGTATAGACAACATCGTCACCATAGAAATCGCTGATGATTGTCGCGGGTTGTCCAATCCGCATGTTTGCCAGTTGGGTTTCTTTGAAATTAGCCTCAATCCACATATTGTTAGCAGGCACGATCGCCATCAATGGTGTTCCTGAGTTGATACGGGAACCTACCTGAACGCTACGGCGAGCGACATAACCATCAACAGGGCTGACAATATTGGTTCTCTGCAAGGCGAGCCAGGCATCACGAACACCGGAAGCCGCTTTTTCGATAGCTGGCTGTTTTTCCAGTGGAGTCGTTAAAATAATGGCTTGGTTGCTTTGATATTGAGCTATAGCGACATCCAGATCCGCTTGGGCAGCAGAGACGGTTTCGCGCATATGTTGCAATTCTTCTTTGCCAATTAAATCTTGAGTTCCCAATATCTCCCTGCGGTTGAGATCATTTTGGGCTTTTCTGAGAGCAATTTTTTTCAGTTCAATGATGGCTTGATATCTTTTACTGTCGATCATGTGTTGATGAGTGAGTCGGACAGTATTGGCTAATTCATTTTTAGCTTTTTCCAGAGCCAATTCAGCGTCACGGGGATCGAGTTGAACAAGAGGCTGACTACTTTTCACCAAATCAGTATTGTCAAAATTAACAGTCACGACACTGCCTGCAATTTGCGACATGATTTGTATTTGATTACCTGTAACATAGGCATTATCGGTTTCTTGGTAGTAACGTAAAGTGAGAAACCAGTAAACGCTATAGCCAGCCCCAAGCAGAAGGAAAAATAACGTCAATAACGTAATGATATAGTGGCGTTTTTGTTTTTTAGTTTTCACCTTTGCAGGAGAGTGTTTTTCGCTAGACGGCAGTGATGCTTTCTCACTAATACTCATGGAGAGTCCCCATATTTGTTTTTAGCTTATTATTGATTGTGTGGCCCTGAACAGGACAAACACGTTTCCAGTAGTGTGCGTTTACACTACTGGAAGAGACGAACGATATGGATTTCAGTATTATCTGAAGATAATAGTCAGCCATACGAAGTATCTGATGATACAGGCTAGTAGAAAAGTTTTTTTAGATCATGTTGCTATAACATGTTTTCTTAGTTCAAAACCGTCCAGAAGAAAGGCAATCAGTTACTTAAACAATCACCAATATTATCTAATTGTCCCAAAACTTTTCTCATCAATTTTTCTAACTGTTTTTTCTCCTCTGAATCCAGGATAGACCAAAGCTTAACCAGGCACTCGTGCTGTGGTGGAAGCAAACTATTCAAGAAATTTGAACCTTTTTCTGTAAGATGGAGATGGAGACAACGACGATCATTATGGCTCTCCTTTCTCTCTATCCAGCCCTGCTTTTCTAATTCATCAGCAATTCGGGTTGCATTTGTACGGGAAGAGCCTAATGCCGCACTGAGTTCTGATGGCTGAATGCTACGGCTTTCTTTGGTATCCAGAATCATTAGAGCCATAAACAAGGTTTCATTGATTCCTTGTGCTTTCAGCATGTTGTTGCGATTTTCCAGAAGCCTGCTCTGGACATGCATGGATAAGCGAGTCAGTAATATCTCTTGATAGGGTAAACTTTTTTGCTGTGCTACACGGCAATTAAGTAACTCTTCTGTGGGAGTGAATGAACTTTCCATTGTTTAGATACCTTATTAGTTTCAACCGGTAAAGTAACTTTTGTCAAAAACCCTACAAATACTATATTAAAAGTTAAATTTAGCAATTATAGTTATTTATTATCATCATATTTCTTTTAATATTGATACCTAATTCATAAATAGCTTGAATATTACTCCAAAAGCTATGGCACCAGACAGTGTTGAAATAATGATGCTTCGAGTTTTGTAGAAAAACAGACAGATGGTCAAGCAGCCAATGAGAGTTGGAAAAAGTTTGCTGTGCTCTTTCATGACATCAGGAATGCTTGAGACGATAAGGAGTGAGCAAATTGATGCAATACCAATGCTGTCGAGTATGACGCCCATTTTTCCTTTTTTTTCTGTCGGTGAGCGATTGACGCCCAGACGAAGAGGAAGATAGCGGAATAGAAAGTTGGCCGCACCTACAATAAGTCCGATAAGAAGTATTTTATTATCAATCATATAATGAGTTAATTATGTAATATATTAATTATGTAAGGTACTAATCATGCATTTTTAGTTTGCAAAAGTGCTGCTAAACATCCACTCATGATCCCCGCGAGAATGGCGATGGGGATTGAAAAAAATGTGATTCCCATTAGTGCGCCTGATAAAGCAGCGGCAACACAGTAGGTATTTTGTCTTTTGAAAGAGGCTAACAAAAAACTTAAGAATAAAGCTGGAAGCATAAATATCATGGCAGCTTCAATGGCGGGATAAGCGCTTAAATAACCGTTACCCAATATGGCCCCAGCTACAGTACCTAACACCCAAGAGAGCCAGGAACAGGTTGCAATGGCGACCATCCAATTTTCACTCCAACTTCGTTGGTCTTTAATCAATTTGGCGGTTGCTGCGGCAAAAACTTCATCAGTCAGGCCAAAGGCCCAAATTATGGTTTTCTTTTCCGATAATTTTTGTTTGATGCGATAACGTAAAGCAGGGCCATATAAAATGTGGCGGATATCCATTGCCATTACGGTGAGTGCAGAAAACCACAATGACATTCCTGCGCTCAGTAAAGCGGTGATGACAAACTGGCTGGCACCCGCATAAATGACGCAGGAAAAAAATATGGCTTCTATGGGAGTAAATCCCAATTTAGTGGCACTTAAGCCAAATGCAAAAGAGACGGGAATGTAGCCAATGGCGATTGGGAGGCTATCCCAAATACCTTCTTTAAATGACGAAGCCTTGTGTGGTAGCGGACTCTCGGATTCTATTGGTATATCAGATGCGGATTTATCAGGCATTGGCATAGAGTATTTTATTTTTTTGTTAACAGATGAAACAACATTAACAAAATATGATGAAAGTGAAAATATAAAATATATAAATTATTTAAATAATATCATTGAGAACAAAAGGATTGATAGTGATCGGAAGGAGAATACTGGATAGCCGTGAATTTTTGTTAATGTCTTCACGGCTACCAGATGCAGAATAAAGGAAAGGTGAATTTATGCTTTGTGAGCGGCTTTTCTGGCGGCTTTTAGCCATCCATCTACCGTTTTCTGATGTGTTTTGATCCAGTCTTTAGCTTGGCGTTCAATATCAGCTTCTGAAATTTTAGCATTATGCATGAGCCTATTTTGAGCACTGATATCCGCAATAGGTAGGGTCATCACAGCAAAAAGTTTCGCCGCAGCGGGGTTCTTTTCCGCCCACGCTTTGTTTGCCACGATACGCATGGAACTGGGAGGGAAACCATAGTTACGTCCGTTAGGCAATTGGGTGTTGATGGTATCTCCCTCACCGATTGCAGAGAAGGGGACTTGCAGCCAAACGACATCTTTTCCGGGTTTCAGTACATCACTGACCCAATAAGGTGTCCAGGTGTAATAGAGGATAGGCTTACCTGCCCGATAACGGGCAATCGTGTCAGCCATCATCGCCGCATAATTGCCTTGGTTTTGTTCCACGGTATTTTTTAATCCATAAGCAGCTAAATGATGATTAATTGCACTTTCACACCCCCATCCAGGGTTACAGCCTGTCAAATCTGCTTTTCCATCGCCATTACTATCAAACAGCTTGGCAAGTTTGGGATCTTTTAATTGAGCAATATTGGTGATGTGATATTTTTCTGCGGTTTTTTTATCAATAAGATACCCTTGAGCCGCATTTACGACATAACTTCCCTTGCGATAGAAGATGTTATCTCCTCCAGCAGCCTTGTACGGGGCATCATGGAGTGGCACCCAATTGACGGCCATAAAAGTGGCATCACCAGAAGCAATGGAAGTGTAAGCAACGTTATAATCAACTTCTTTGATCGGTTTGACGTCGTAGCCGAGTTTTTCTAATGTCTTGCAGACAATCAACGTCTGAAATGTTTCCTCAGTGATTGTACTTTGTAGCGGTTGTACACTGATCCCTTTGCCGGGCAGGTCAGTTGCAGAGGCTACTGATGATAATGAAAGGCTCATGAATACTATAGAGAGCGCTGTAAAAATTATCCCCTTATTCATGATCTCTTTGCATAAGGTGATTATGCGCATGGTTGTTTCCTCCTTTTGTTGCCAGGTCGGATATTGTTGGGGGGTATTATTTTGACTGGCATGATTTTGATGGACGATTTTTTTTTCTTATTGAGCAAATTGAGAGAAAAAATAGGCGCAGTAAGCCTATTGGCCCAGAGCAATACCAATGTCCTCCTCTGGTTCGATGATTTTTACCCAAGGATTGAGTCAGGCGATCAAGGATAATGGCGAGAATGACAATGCCTGTACCGCCAACGGCGGCTAATCCTATATCAAGGCGGCCAATACCGCGCAATACCATCAGCCCCAAGCCGCCAACGGCAATCATGGAAGCGATGACGACCATGGAAAGCGCTAACATCAATGTTTGATTCACTCCTGCCATGATTGTAGGCATCGCCAACGGCAGTTGCACTTTGAACAGCATCTGCCGTGGGCTTGCGCCGAATGATCTGGCGGCTTCAATTAAATCTGATGGAACCTGTTTTATGCCCAAAATTGTCAGGCGAATAATCGGTGGTAATGCAAAAATAATGGTGACGATAACGCCGGGTACATTACCTATGCCAAACAGCATTACGATGGGAACGAGATAAACGAAAGCAGGCGTGGTTTGCATAGCATCCAGTAAGGGACGAACAATTTTGGCTAGCCGTTCATTACGAGCCAACCCGATCCCAAGAGGAAGCCCAATGATAAGGCAGAAAAATAGGGCAGTGAGCACCAGAGCCATAGTTATCATCGCTTCTGACCATGCCCCAATTGCACCGATCATGATCAGTGAAATGAAAGCGATCACGCCTATTCCTGCTCCGGCAATTTGCCAGGCCAGTAATGCAAAAAACAAAATGGTGATGGGAGGAGGCAGTGTCGTCAGAAACTGTTCAAAACCACTGAGGACAATATCTACCGGAACGCGGATGACTTGAAAAATAGGTCGGAAGTGCACAACAATCCAATCAATGATATTGGTCACCCATGAGTCAAACGGAATGAGCTTATGCTGAAAAGGTGACATGAAATCAAAATGTGCTGGAGGCGTATTGGTTGCAGAAGTATTCAGCCAATCGTGGTTTGATGCAGGAGCAGCAGTACCACTGTCCATCCAGGGATCACTGTTGTTGGAGGGATCAGTGACTGTCTGTGGAGAATTATTGTCCATTGGGTGCCTCCTTATCTAAGGCCTGTAGCAATATTCCTTTGGAAATGACACCTAAATAACGGCTATTGTTATCTATGACAGGAATGGCACAGGGAGATTGCGCGACAGTGGATATCAATTCGTTTAGCGGAACATCTGCTGAAACGGCGGTGGGTTTTTCCAATATGGCATGTTCAATGGATTTTTTTTCTGTCAATGCTTGTTGCAGGGAATTGACAGATACCACGCCAATAAATTTCTGGCCTTTTTCGATTAAATAGCCATAGTTTCTGTCTTCATTATCCAGTACTTTCAATGCAGAGCGGGGACCAAAACCTGCTGCGGCATGAAGCAACGTTTCTGGGCGGCGGCGGGCAATGTCTTTGGCTGAGAAGACATGCCCAACATCCACACCACGGAAGAATGTTTTGACATATTCATTAGCAGGGCTATTCATAATCTCATCAGGTGTACCGACCTGAACGACAATACCGTCCTGCATGATGGCAATGCGATCACCGATACGCATGGCTTCATCCAAGTCATGGGAAATAAAAACCACGGTACGTTGATGTTCCCCTTGCAGGCGCAGTAATTCATCTTGCATTTCGGCACGGATGAGAGGATCG contains:
- a CDS encoding tRNA-uridine aminocarboxypropyltransferase produces the protein MRNNNAVYQLRQHRLARSTRPFLARGCRVQRCLHCLLPQNKCLCEMISPVNAESRFCLIMFDTEPMKPSNTGKLIADILPDTCAFLWSRTEPDQQLLEIVRDPTRQPYLIFPDSYATPTRTVYQQLPANQKPPLFIILDGTWPEARKMFRKSPYLDDIPLLSINNIAKMDYLLRVPSRTEQHCTAEVAAAALELAGDIKASQSLLNHFNHFREQYLAGKSNHL
- a CDS encoding tRNA/rRNA methyltransferase, which produces MNDSYSGKNGKVKVMYVRNNEDNNDNRKGGDRRKNSDSRKSDNRPFGKGRDQGDRRRGNERPVRSGDRSPWRTISRPEDESLNPEHQGISGKSNIDPEQLRRQRLEETRIYGENACQAMFQHRPDAIVRAWFVQSVTPRFRDALKWMAANRKAYHVVDDEELSKASGTEHHGGVCFLIKKRNGLDVETYLQQAPAKDCVLALENVGNPHNLGAIMRSCAHFGVQGVILQDTALLESGAAVRTAEGGAEHIKGIDADGFTTTLNQFRNQGYTIVTTSSHKGSTTLAQATLPEKMVLVLGQESDGLSDSIWEDGDIRLSIGGTGRVESLNVSVATGIMLAEWWRQNKV
- the fhuF gene encoding siderophore-iron reductase FhuF, producing the protein MTNKSNQGSIELASEITIEDITNLFDGAFSHFNSSVKINSDNVPSESMGFYQWSSDEKLPLLIKSYQDSYYSDNELKPNQKALYSLWTQWYFGLIVPPMMLMLLEYPQAVDTDYHLFQIEFHETGRPNVAYYQLTWLDESISLLARYHSMLDRHIIPVCEKIVSYRGINGRLLWNNIGYVMHWYLNNFRERMESDQYDTLIQDLFFTQTLPDGRDNPLYRTVIMKNNVIQRRCCCQRNKLPGVGNCHDCPLEPTA
- the emrB gene encoding multidrug efflux MFS transporter permease subunit EmrB; this encodes MVTREPLTGTKLALLTITLSMATFMLILDSTIANVAIPTIAGNLGASSSQGTWVITSFGVANAISIPITGWLAKRFGEVKLFLWSTAIFTLSSWLCGLSNSLGMLIFFRVMQGLAAGPVLPLCQSLLLNNYPLAKRNMALALWSIMIVVAPICGPILGGYISDNYHWGWIFYINIPLGIAIIFTIMQLLRGRETKTEIRPIDVTGLFLLVIGIGSLQIMLDQGKELDWFNSTEIIILTATAVISLIFLIIWELTDDHPIIDLSLFKLRNFSIGTLSVSLGFMMYFGSIVLLPQLLQEVYGYTATWAGFAAAPIGLLPLLLSPVIGKFGHKIDMRYIVTFSFITYAICFYWRAYTFEPDMDFAATAWPQFVQGLAMACFFMPLTTITLSGLAPERMASASSLSNFTRILSGSIGTSLTTTMWTQRESIHHSNLTEYINPYNPNYQQIHQQLAQLGMNDEQISAYLAKQITHQGLIISANEIFWLSAGIFLVLTLLIWLAKPPFSAGGKDHGGAH
- the emrA gene encoding multidrug efflux MFS transporter periplasmic adaptor subunit EmrA yields the protein MSISEKASLPSSEKHSPAKVKTKKQKRHYIITLLTLFFLLLGAGYSVYWFLTLRYYQETDNAYVTGNQIQIMSQIAGSVVTVNFDNTDLVKSSQPLVQLDPRDAELALEKAKNELANTVRLTHQHMIDSKRYQAIIELKKIALRKAQNDLNRREILGTQDLIGKEELQHMRETVSAAQADLDVAIAQYQSNQAIILTTPLEKQPAIEKAASGVRDAWLALQRTNIVSPVDGYVARRSVQVGSRINSGTPLMAIVPANNMWIEANFKETQLANMRIGQPATIISDFYGDDVVYTGKVAGIDMGTGSAFSLLPAQNASGNWIKVVQRLPVRIELDPEQLKQHPLRIGLSTKVTVNTTNTDGTVLATTERPLPAYQTKALTIDMTPANKIVTDIINSNSGNQI
- the mprA gene encoding transcriptional repressor MprA — translated: MESSFTPTEELLNCRVAQQKSLPYQEILLTRLSMHVQSRLLENRNNMLKAQGINETLFMALMILDTKESRSIQPSELSAALGSSRTNATRIADELEKQGWIERKESHNDRRCLHLHLTEKGSNFLNSLLPPQHECLVKLWSILDSEEKKQLEKLMRKVLGQLDNIGDCLSN
- the ygaH gene encoding L-valine transporter subunit YgaH; amino-acid sequence: MIDNKILLIGLIVGAANFLFRYLPLRLGVNRSPTEKKGKMGVILDSIGIASICSLLIVSSIPDVMKEHSKLFPTLIGCLTICLFFYKTRSIIISTLSGAIAFGVIFKLFMN
- a CDS encoding AzlC family ABC transporter permease; this translates as MPMPDKSASDIPIESESPLPHKASSFKEGIWDSLPIAIGYIPVSFAFGLSATKLGFTPIEAIFFSCVIYAGASQFVITALLSAGMSLWFSALTVMAMDIRHILYGPALRYRIKQKLSEKKTIIWAFGLTDEVFAAATAKLIKDQRSWSENWMVAIATCSWLSWVLGTVAGAILGNGYLSAYPAIEAAMIFMLPALFLSFLLASFKRQNTYCVAAALSGALMGITFFSIPIAILAGIMSGCLAALLQTKNA
- the proX gene encoding glycine betaine/L-proline ABC transporter substrate-binding protein ProX, with amino-acid sequence MSLSLSSVASATDLPGKGISVQPLQSTITEETFQTLIVCKTLEKLGYDVKPIKEVDYNVAYTSIASGDATFMAVNWVPLHDAPYKAAGGDNIFYRKGSYVVNAAQGYLIDKKTAEKYHITNIAQLKDPKLAKLFDSNGDGKADLTGCNPGWGCESAINHHLAAYGLKNTVEQNQGNYAAMMADTIARYRAGKPILYYTWTPYWVSDVLKPGKDVVWLQVPFSAIGEGDTINTQLPNGRNYGFPPSSMRIVANKAWAEKNPAAAKLFAVMTLPIADISAQNRLMHNAKISEADIERQAKDWIKTHQKTVDGWLKAARKAAHKA
- the proW gene encoding glycine betaine/L-proline ABC transporter permease ProW, which codes for MDNNSPQTVTDPSNNSDPWMDSGTAAPASNHDWLNTSATNTPPAHFDFMSPFQHKLIPFDSWVTNIIDWIVVHFRPIFQVIRVPVDIVLSGFEQFLTTLPPPITILFFALLAWQIAGAGIGVIAFISLIMIGAIGAWSEAMITMALVLTALFFCLIIGLPLGIGLARNERLAKIVRPLLDAMQTTPAFVYLVPIVMLFGIGNVPGVIVTIIFALPPIIRLTILGIKQVPSDLIEAARSFGASPRQMLFKVQLPLAMPTIMAGVNQTLMLALSMVVIASMIAVGGLGLMVLRGIGRLDIGLAAVGGTGIVILAIILDRLTQSLGKNHRTRGGHWYCSGPIGLLRLFFLSICSIRKKNRPSKSCQSK
- the proV gene encoding glycine betaine/L-proline ABC transporter ATP-binding protein ProV; translation: MTVKLEVKNLYKIFGNNPEPAFNLLASGFSKEQILEKTGLTVGVQDVNLAIEEGEIFVIMGLSGSGKSTLVRLLNRLIEPTKGHVLIDNEEISTITETQLRDVRRSKISMVFQSFALMPHLNILENTAFGMELAGVPKEERHQKALETLQQVNLENYALSYPDELSGGMQQRVGLARALANNPDILLMDEAFSALDPLIRAEMQDELLRLQGEHQRTVVFISHDLDEAMRIGDRIAIMQDGIVVQVGTPDEIMNSPANEYVKTFFRGVDVGHVFSAKDIARRRPETLLHAAAGFGPRSALKVLDNEDRNYGYLIEKGQKFIGVVSVNSLQQALTEKKSIEHAILEKPTAVSADVPLNELISTVAQSPCAIPVIDNNSRYLGVISKGILLQALDKEAPNGQ